Proteins from a genomic interval of Agromyces sp. Leaf222:
- a CDS encoding MarR family winged helix-turn-helix transcriptional regulator: MPDAVDPDLDLDLDLEAVADALRVAISRLARKVRTEGGMQEFTPSQTAVVRMLSEIDGGATIAELARLENVRPQSMSATVGELADAGIVDRRPDPTDGRARLVFLTDSAQSAIRRARANKTGWFASAMRDRLSPAEQRTLADAARLFDRLLAP, encoded by the coding sequence ATGCCCGACGCCGTCGATCCCGACCTCGACCTCGACCTCGACCTCGAGGCCGTCGCCGACGCCCTGCGCGTGGCGATCTCGCGCCTCGCGCGCAAGGTGCGCACCGAAGGCGGCATGCAGGAGTTCACGCCCAGCCAGACGGCGGTCGTCCGCATGCTCAGCGAGATCGACGGCGGAGCGACGATCGCCGAGCTCGCCAGGCTCGAGAACGTTCGCCCCCAGTCGATGAGCGCGACCGTCGGCGAACTCGCCGACGCCGGCATCGTCGACCGCAGGCCGGACCCCACCGACGGCCGGGCCAGGCTCGTGTTCCTCACCGACTCGGCGCAGTCCGCGATCCGGCGCGCTCGTGCCAACAAGACCGGCTGGTTCGCGAGCGCCATGCGCGACCGCCTCTCCCCCGCCGAGCAGCGCACGCTCGCCGACGCGGCCCGGCTGTTCGATCGCCTGCTCGCCCCCTGA
- a CDS encoding isochorismatase family protein codes for MTLSTIDPTVALVVIDLQHLIVARYAEHGSAAAVAKAAELADAFRERGLPVALVRAVGQAPGRTEQGAARAAAAAAAASASGTGAAPATALPPEAMDIVPELEGTGIRITKRTWGAFHETDLHEQLQRAGVTQIVLAGIATAKGVESTARAAHEHGYHVTFATDAMTDDDLAAHGHSIDVVFPGLGETGTTAEVIALLPAAPTE; via the coding sequence ATGACCCTCAGCACCATCGACCCCACCGTCGCCCTCGTCGTCATCGACCTGCAGCACCTCATCGTCGCGCGCTACGCCGAGCACGGCTCCGCGGCAGCCGTCGCGAAGGCCGCCGAGCTCGCCGACGCGTTCCGCGAGCGCGGGCTGCCCGTCGCGCTCGTGCGCGCCGTCGGCCAGGCACCCGGCCGCACGGAGCAGGGGGCTGCACGTGCCGCTGCGGCGGCCGCGGCGGCATCCGCGTCCGGCACCGGCGCCGCCCCAGCCACCGCCCTGCCGCCCGAGGCGATGGACATCGTGCCCGAACTCGAGGGCACCGGCATCCGCATCACGAAGCGCACCTGGGGCGCGTTCCACGAGACCGACCTGCACGAGCAGCTGCAGCGGGCGGGCGTCACGCAGATCGTGCTCGCCGGCATCGCCACCGCGAAGGGCGTCGAGTCGACCGCGCGTGCCGCGCACGAGCACGGCTACCACGTGACGTTCGCGACCGACGCGATGACCGACGACGACCTCGCCGCGCACGGGCACAGCATCGACGTCGTCTTCCCCGGCCTCGGCGAGACCGGCACGACCGCCGAGGTCATCGCCCTGCTGCCGGCGGCACCGACCGAGTAG
- the lpdA gene encoding dihydrolipoyl dehydrogenase, with amino-acid sequence MSTHFDVIVLGAGPGGYVAAIRAAQLGLKVAVVEEKYWGGVCLNVGCIPSKALLRNAELAHIFHDQAKTFGISGDAHFDFGVAFDRSRQVSDKHVKGVHFLMKKNGIVEFDGRGTFRDANTLDVAKGDGTVETLTFANAIIATGSRVRLLPGVQLSQNVVTYETQILTRDLPRSIAIVGAGAIGMEFAYVLRNYGVEVTVIEFLDRALPNEDVEVSKEITRQYRNLGVPILTSTKVESVVDNGASVTVSYTAADGQPGSLEVDRALISVGFAPNVENFGLENTGVTLTERGAIAIDERMRTNVAHIYAIGDVTAKLMLAHVAEAQGVVAAETIGDAETMELGDYRMMPRATFCSPQVASFGLTEQQARDEGYDVVVSKFPFSANGKANGLGEPVGFVKLVADAKYLELLGGHMVGPDVSELLPELTLAQKWDLGAHELARNVHTHPTLSEALQEAFHGLTGHMINM; translated from the coding sequence ATGAGCACGCACTTCGATGTCATCGTTCTCGGCGCCGGCCCCGGCGGCTACGTCGCCGCCATCCGCGCCGCCCAGCTCGGCCTCAAGGTCGCCGTGGTCGAGGAGAAGTACTGGGGCGGCGTCTGCCTCAACGTCGGCTGCATCCCCTCGAAGGCCCTGCTGCGCAACGCCGAGCTCGCGCACATCTTCCACGACCAGGCGAAGACCTTCGGCATCTCGGGCGACGCGCACTTCGACTTCGGCGTCGCGTTCGACCGCAGCCGCCAGGTCTCCGACAAGCACGTCAAGGGCGTGCACTTCCTCATGAAGAAGAACGGCATCGTCGAGTTCGACGGGCGCGGCACGTTCCGCGACGCGAACACGCTCGACGTCGCGAAGGGCGATGGCACGGTCGAGACCCTGACCTTCGCGAACGCGATCATCGCGACCGGCTCCCGCGTGCGCCTGCTGCCCGGCGTGCAGCTGTCGCAGAACGTCGTCACCTACGAGACGCAGATCCTCACGCGCGACCTGCCGCGCTCGATCGCCATCGTCGGCGCCGGCGCGATCGGCATGGAATTCGCCTACGTGCTGCGCAACTACGGTGTCGAGGTCACGGTCATCGAGTTCCTCGACCGGGCGCTCCCGAATGAAGACGTCGAGGTCTCGAAGGAGATCACCCGCCAGTACCGCAACCTCGGCGTGCCGATCCTCACCTCGACGAAGGTGGAGTCGGTCGTCGACAACGGGGCATCCGTCACCGTCTCGTACACCGCCGCCGACGGCCAGCCGGGCTCGCTCGAGGTCGACCGCGCGCTCATCTCGGTGGGCTTCGCGCCGAACGTCGAGAACTTCGGGCTCGAGAACACGGGCGTGACGCTCACCGAGCGCGGGGCCATCGCGATCGACGAGCGCATGCGCACGAACGTGGCGCACATCTACGCCATCGGCGACGTGACTGCGAAGCTCATGCTGGCGCACGTGGCCGAGGCGCAGGGCGTCGTGGCCGCCGAGACCATCGGCGACGCCGAGACCATGGAACTCGGCGACTACCGCATGATGCCGCGTGCCACGTTCTGCTCGCCGCAGGTCGCGAGCTTCGGCCTCACCGAGCAGCAGGCGCGCGACGAGGGCTACGACGTGGTCGTGTCGAAGTTCCCGTTCAGCGCGAACGGCAAGGCCAACGGCCTCGGCGAGCCCGTGGGGTTCGTCAAGCTCGTCGCCGACGCGAAGTACCTCGAGCTCCTCGGCGGCCACATGGTCGGTCCGGATGTCTCGGAACTGCTGCCCGAGCTCACGCTCGCCCAGAAGTGGGACCTCGGCGCGCACGAGCTCGCCCGCAACGTGCACACGCACCCGACGCTCTCGGAGGCGCTGCAGGAGGCGTTCCACGGCCTCACGGGCCACATGATCAACATGTAG
- a CDS encoding cation acetate symporter — MSAVHTAVVAEAAATQVGEPWLNIAIFGAFVAITMVIVFRASRNNKTAADYYAAGRSFTGGQNGSAIAGDYLSAASFLGIVGAIAITGYDGFMYSIGFLVAWLVALLLVAELLRNTGRYTMADVLSFRLKQRPVRIAAAITTLVVCFFYLLAQMAGAGGLVSLLLGIGDTLGQSLVITVVGALMILYVLIGGMKGTTWVQIIKAILLIAGAGVMTVWVLAMYGFNFSSLLDNAVEVAGNPAILDPGLKYGVSDVSKIDFVSLGLALVLGTAALPHVLMRFYTVPTAKEARKSVVWAIWLIGIFYVFTLVLGYGAAALVGPEVIAAAPGAANSAAPLLAFELGGPLLLGLISAIAFATILAVVAGLTITAAASFAHDIYASVIKKGKTEPGAEVKVARRTVVVIGIVAIVGGIGANGQNVAFLVALAFAIAASANLPTIVYSLFWKRFTTKGAIWSMYGGLISAIVLIIFSPVVSGSETSMLKTADINFAFFPLSNPGIISIPLAFLLGWIVTLLDKTVEDPKKQSEMEVRSLTGIGAEKATQH, encoded by the coding sequence ATGAGCGCCGTGCACACCGCGGTCGTCGCCGAGGCGGCAGCCACGCAGGTCGGCGAACCCTGGCTGAACATCGCCATCTTCGGCGCGTTCGTCGCGATCACGATGGTCATCGTGTTCCGCGCGAGCCGCAACAACAAGACCGCGGCCGACTACTACGCCGCCGGGCGCTCGTTCACCGGCGGCCAGAACGGCTCGGCCATCGCGGGCGACTACCTCTCGGCGGCCTCCTTCCTCGGCATCGTCGGGGCGATCGCGATCACGGGCTACGACGGGTTCATGTACTCGATCGGATTCCTCGTGGCGTGGCTCGTGGCGCTCCTGCTCGTGGCCGAACTGCTGCGCAACACCGGCCGCTACACGATGGCCGACGTGCTCTCGTTCCGCCTCAAGCAGCGCCCGGTGCGCATCGCCGCGGCGATCACGACGCTCGTGGTCTGCTTCTTCTACCTGCTCGCGCAGATGGCGGGCGCCGGCGGACTCGTGTCCCTGCTGCTCGGCATCGGCGACACCCTCGGGCAGTCGCTCGTGATCACCGTGGTCGGCGCACTGATGATCCTCTACGTGCTCATCGGCGGCATGAAGGGCACGACCTGGGTGCAGATCATCAAGGCGATCCTGCTCATCGCGGGCGCCGGCGTCATGACGGTCTGGGTGCTCGCGATGTACGGCTTCAATTTCTCGAGCCTGCTCGACAACGCGGTCGAGGTGGCCGGCAACCCGGCGATCCTCGATCCGGGCCTGAAGTACGGCGTGTCGGATGTCTCGAAGATCGACTTCGTCTCGCTCGGACTCGCGCTCGTGCTCGGCACCGCGGCCCTGCCGCACGTGCTCATGCGCTTCTACACGGTGCCCACGGCGAAGGAGGCGCGCAAGTCGGTCGTCTGGGCGATCTGGCTCATCGGCATCTTCTACGTGTTCACGCTCGTGCTCGGCTACGGCGCTGCGGCGCTCGTCGGCCCAGAGGTGATCGCGGCCGCTCCCGGCGCCGCCAACTCGGCTGCCCCGCTGCTCGCGTTCGAACTCGGCGGTCCACTGCTGCTCGGCCTGATCTCGGCGATCGCGTTCGCGACGATCCTCGCGGTCGTCGCCGGACTCACCATCACGGCGGCGGCGTCGTTCGCGCACGACATCTACGCGAGCGTCATCAAGAAGGGCAAGACCGAACCGGGCGCCGAGGTCAAGGTCGCACGTCGCACCGTGGTCGTGATCGGCATCGTCGCGATCGTCGGCGGCATCGGGGCGAACGGGCAGAACGTGGCGTTCCTCGTCGCCCTGGCCTTCGCGATCGCGGCATCCGCGAACCTGCCGACGATCGTCTACTCGCTCTTCTGGAAGCGCTTCACCACGAAGGGCGCCATCTGGAGCATGTACGGCGGCCTCATCTCGGCGATCGTGCTGATCATCTTCTCGCCGGTCGTCTCGGGCTCCGAGACGTCGATGCTGAAGACGGCCGATATCAACTTCGCCTTCTTCCCGCTGTCGAACCCCGGCATCATCTCGATCCCGCTGGCGTTCCTGCTCGGCTGGATCGTGACGCTCCTCGACAAGACGGTCGAGGACCCGAAGAAGCAGTCCGAGATGGAGGTGCGCTCGCTGACCGGAATCGGAGCCGAGAAGGCGACGCAGCACTAG
- a CDS encoding DUF485 domain-containing protein has product MGNDALSAETTQPDVDFTAVQASPRFQELRGRHRRFVFPVLAACLVWYFAYVLLAIYAHDFMSTRVFGSVNLAMVLGLAQVVTTFAVTMWYVSYANRRLDPIAAEIRDGIESGAGAEAVAR; this is encoded by the coding sequence ATGGGCAACGACGCCCTGAGCGCGGAGACGACGCAACCCGACGTCGATTTCACCGCGGTGCAAGCATCACCCAGATTCCAGGAGCTGCGCGGTCGCCACCGCCGGTTCGTCTTCCCCGTCCTCGCGGCGTGCCTCGTCTGGTACTTCGCGTACGTGCTGCTCGCGATCTACGCGCACGACTTCATGTCGACCCGCGTGTTCGGCAGCGTCAACCTCGCCATGGTGCTCGGCCTCGCCCAGGTCGTCACCACGTTCGCCGTGACCATGTGGTACGTCAGCTACGCCAACCGCCGCCTCGACCCGATCGCCGCGGAGATCCGCGACGGCATCGAGTCCGGCGCCGGCGCCGAGGCGGTGGCCCGATGA
- a CDS encoding N-acetylglucosamine kinase — protein sequence MSSVLAIDAGQTGTKLRHLDGETAREWQAPGIRTDLPLVPQLTRVLDDAALRGGRVELVGIGVSGLTDGAADAHSLLGTAARLGARSLSLAHDSITAYLGALGDSRGAVVASGTGVVTLAVGEREVARVDGWGNIMGDAGSGYWIGRAALDAVMRSHDGRGPVTALTEVVVADFPRLEDAYIELQGDDDRVRRVARYSLAVAELASTDAVAARIIDSAADELAHSVVTGLGRVGEHESEAPQVRAIGGVFRSRRLADAFEQALLERLPGARVLIGTADPLDGAARLPGVGEHSALRARLVRAGAAAA from the coding sequence ATGAGCAGCGTGCTCGCCATCGACGCCGGCCAGACCGGCACCAAGCTCCGCCACCTCGACGGCGAGACGGCCCGCGAATGGCAGGCCCCCGGCATCCGGACCGACCTGCCGCTCGTGCCGCAGCTGACTCGCGTGCTCGATGACGCGGCGCTTCGGGGCGGTCGGGTCGAGCTCGTCGGCATCGGCGTCTCCGGCCTGACCGACGGCGCCGCCGACGCGCACTCCCTGCTCGGCACCGCCGCACGACTGGGTGCCCGTTCCCTCTCGCTGGCGCACGACTCGATCACCGCCTACCTCGGCGCGCTCGGCGATTCGCGGGGCGCGGTCGTCGCGTCGGGCACCGGTGTCGTCACGCTCGCGGTCGGCGAGCGGGAGGTCGCGCGCGTCGACGGCTGGGGCAACATCATGGGCGACGCGGGCAGCGGCTACTGGATCGGCCGGGCCGCGCTCGACGCGGTGATGCGCTCGCACGACGGCCGCGGCCCCGTGACGGCGCTCACCGAGGTCGTCGTCGCCGACTTCCCCCGGCTCGAGGACGCCTACATCGAGCTGCAGGGCGACGACGATCGGGTACGGCGCGTGGCCCGCTATTCGCTCGCCGTTGCCGAGCTCGCCTCGACCGACGCGGTCGCCGCCCGCATCATCGACTCGGCCGCCGACGAGCTGGCGCACTCCGTCGTGACGGGGCTCGGTCGGGTCGGCGAGCACGAGTCGGAGGCCCCGCAGGTGCGCGCGATCGGCGGCGTGTTCCGCTCCCGGCGCCTCGCCGACGCCTTCGAGCAGGCCCTCCTCGAGCGGCTGCCCGGCGCCCGGGTGCTGATCGGCACCGCCGATCCGCTCGACGGCGCAGCACGGCTGCCGGGGGTCGGCGAGCACAGCGCCCTGCGCGCTCGCCTCGTGCGGGCGGGGGCCGCGGCCGCCTGA